The following proteins are co-located in the Paenibacillus sp. FSL H8-0079 genome:
- a CDS encoding response regulator transcription factor: MEHVRVLVVDDHAHAREAICSILSEDSLFEVIGTAQNGQEALELTGQWMPDLILMDVQMPDMDGLEATRQIKLRFPYVIIVMVTVSDDVTFLFEALKQGAQGYLLKNLTPSTWLEYLRAIVSDDAPLSKELAYRILQEFPAPRSEDVQNNPLTARELEILQWVSAGYTNREIADQLGISDQTVKNHLKNILQKLQLENRVQLTRYALESGLAGRKLRK; the protein is encoded by the coding sequence ATGGAACATGTACGTGTATTGGTTGTTGATGATCATGCGCATGCGCGTGAAGCGATCTGTAGTATTTTATCCGAGGACAGTCTGTTTGAAGTGATTGGCACAGCTCAGAATGGACAGGAAGCGCTAGAGCTCACCGGACAATGGATGCCTGACCTGATCCTGATGGATGTGCAGATGCCCGACATGGATGGACTGGAAGCCACCCGTCAAATCAAGTTGCGCTTCCCTTATGTTATTATCGTGATGGTCACGGTGTCGGATGATGTGACCTTTCTGTTCGAAGCACTGAAACAAGGCGCTCAAGGCTATTTGCTTAAAAATCTAACGCCTTCCACCTGGCTGGAGTACCTGCGCGCCATCGTCAGTGACGATGCACCACTCAGCAAGGAACTGGCCTACCGGATTTTGCAGGAGTTTCCCGCACCACGCAGTGAAGATGTGCAAAATAACCCGCTAACAGCGCGGGAGCTTGAGATTCTGCAGTGGGTATCCGCAGGATATACCAATCGGGAGATCGCTGATCAGCTCGGCATTTCCGACCAGACAGTGAAGAATCATTTGAAGAACATTTTGCAGAAGTTGCAGCTTGAAAATCGGGTACAACTCACCCGCTATGCACTGGAGAGCGGGCTTGCAGGCCGCAAGCTTCGCAAATAA
- a CDS encoding histidine kinase: protein MSYKQIKWMILLIPTFTVGIWEYIRHQFLMPYLSMDAGNWLTPVIVYLVSVTLLSRLFRMLEGARAALEQERAAKAALEARDQLARELHDGISQSLFLLSVKTDKAGRSLAGSGHEYEIQEIQKTVHEVNTYVRQAIAQLRYVPSSTAAPEIISLHAQVEVLVKETVPGAQIHWDLSGVTFSAKEQVEMLACIREGLLNVRKHAQATHVQVHAEGNPIAWFIYIQDNGNGLSGDPLHLKDRYGLRITKERAAEMGWSFTLDSRPGHTRMTIGKEHA, encoded by the coding sequence ATGTCCTATAAACAAATCAAATGGATGATTCTGCTGATCCCCACTTTCACAGTAGGCATCTGGGAATATATTCGCCATCAGTTCCTGATGCCGTACCTTTCGATGGATGCCGGGAACTGGTTAACCCCCGTCATTGTGTACCTTGTCAGCGTGACACTGCTCAGCCGCTTGTTCCGCATGCTCGAAGGCGCCAGGGCTGCTCTGGAGCAAGAGCGGGCTGCCAAAGCCGCACTGGAAGCCCGAGATCAATTGGCCCGGGAACTTCATGACGGCATATCCCAGTCCCTTTTTCTGCTATCGGTAAAGACGGATAAAGCGGGCCGTAGTTTGGCCGGAAGCGGACATGAGTATGAGATCCAGGAGATTCAAAAAACGGTGCATGAAGTCAATACATATGTGAGACAAGCCATTGCCCAGTTGCGCTATGTTCCCTCCTCTACCGCGGCACCCGAGATTATCTCACTACATGCGCAGGTCGAAGTGCTCGTCAAGGAAACAGTACCTGGTGCACAGATTCACTGGGATCTAAGCGGTGTAACGTTCTCTGCCAAGGAGCAAGTGGAGATGCTGGCCTGTATCCGGGAGGGTTTATTAAATGTACGCAAACATGCGCAGGCTACACACGTTCAGGTTCACGCAGAAGGTAACCCGATTGCCTGGTTCATCTATATTCAGGATAATGGGAATGGACTGAGTGGAGATCCTCTTCATCTGAAGGATCGGTACGGACTGCGAATTACGAAGGAGCGTGCTGCCGAGATGGGATGGTCTTTTACCCTCGATTCAAGACCGGGGCATACACGAATGACGATTGGAAAGGAGCATGCCTAA
- a CDS encoding copper resistance protein CopC — protein MIFTSFTLKWGKRHWALVISLLLVCCLVMPQWASAHAYIVKASPGENEILVTAPERLTLEFNESLQTAFYDIKITAPDGTQADDGNVQIDADRPHILETGLLAGLGNGTYAVNWKAVSADGHPIQGVYVFHIGEPSGSPAGLSDLTSGSGSTGGPLKWIVSLTDWIQYLGLSVILGTLAFLLLRIAPTSMTREPMDVPGSYRLLWISYAAASFAALVSLPLNTLYESGVALGELSWGLIGSALKLTSFGQIWMVQMLVVMLLAVTILSGYDRDRSIRVRIWSSYGSLVLVLGWLFTHAMTGHPAAADQRGLAIAMDFVHLIGAAFWIGALTAMAICLPPLADKLPSKVRGEVYWVAIRRFTAWGIGAVAALVATGIYSSLIILPAPVLTSLFTTAYGLVLIGKIVLLIVMLVFAWRHARLARAATGSRLSGSLKAELATGAVILALAAVLTHLSPGQPAAVGPYQETKTTEDGSAITLQVSPNVTGENQFEVDVKRADGSIVNDLEQITLSLTHLDMDMGIYEITIPKNDTGVYKAEDYISMPGRWNIKVHLLTKTLDALDAEFEIDTAKP, from the coding sequence TTGATTTTTACAAGCTTTACCCTGAAATGGGGCAAACGGCACTGGGCATTGGTCATCAGCCTGTTGCTCGTATGCTGCCTTGTTATGCCACAGTGGGCATCTGCCCATGCTTATATTGTTAAGGCTTCGCCAGGTGAGAATGAGATACTCGTAACTGCTCCGGAGCGGTTGACGCTGGAGTTCAACGAATCCTTGCAGACGGCCTTTTATGATATCAAAATTACCGCTCCTGACGGCACTCAGGCAGACGATGGAAACGTGCAGATCGATGCGGATCGCCCTCATATTCTGGAGACTGGCCTTCTGGCCGGACTTGGCAACGGAACATATGCCGTCAACTGGAAAGCTGTATCTGCCGATGGGCATCCGATTCAGGGAGTGTATGTTTTCCATATTGGTGAGCCTTCCGGATCGCCTGCCGGGCTGAGTGATCTCACATCCGGTTCCGGTTCAACAGGTGGACCTCTCAAATGGATCGTATCCCTGACCGACTGGATTCAGTATCTCGGGCTTTCTGTCATTCTGGGTACGCTCGCGTTCCTGCTGCTGCGGATCGCTCCGACTTCCATGACAAGAGAACCTATGGACGTTCCGGGCAGCTACAGACTGTTATGGATCAGCTATGCTGCCGCTTCTTTTGCCGCACTGGTCAGCCTGCCACTGAACACGTTATATGAATCTGGCGTGGCGCTGGGCGAGTTAAGTTGGGGACTAATCGGAAGTGCGCTCAAGCTGACATCCTTTGGCCAGATCTGGATGGTGCAGATGCTGGTCGTGATGCTGCTGGCAGTCACTATTCTGTCCGGATATGATCGGGATCGCTCCATCCGTGTGCGCATCTGGTCTTCCTATGGCTCACTTGTGCTCGTGCTCGGCTGGTTGTTCACACATGCCATGACCGGACACCCTGCTGCTGCCGATCAACGTGGACTCGCCATTGCTATGGATTTCGTGCATCTGATCGGTGCCGCTTTCTGGATTGGCGCATTGACGGCCATGGCGATATGTCTGCCTCCACTGGCGGATAAGCTACCATCGAAGGTTCGAGGGGAAGTATACTGGGTTGCCATTCGCAGGTTTACCGCCTGGGGGATTGGTGCCGTAGCCGCTCTGGTCGCTACAGGAATATACAGCAGTCTGATTATTCTGCCTGCACCCGTGCTGACCTCCTTGTTCACAACAGCCTATGGTCTTGTCCTGATCGGCAAGATTGTCCTGCTTATTGTGATGCTTGTCTTCGCGTGGCGTCATGCCCGATTGGCAAGAGCAGCAACGGGAAGCAGATTATCCGGTAGCCTAAAAGCCGAACTTGCCACCGGTGCTGTGATTCTCGCTCTGGCCGCCGTACTGACCCATCTGTCCCCAGGACAACCGGCAGCGGTCGGACCGTATCAGGAGACAAAAACTACAGAAGACGGCTCGGCGATCACACTTCAGGTGAGTCCCAATGTAACGGGAGAGAACCAATTCGAAGTCGATGTGAAACGTGCAGACGGTAGCATCGTTAACGATCTGGAACAGATCACACTGTCACTCACACATCTGGACATGGATATGGGGATCTATGAGATCACCATTCCGAAAAACGACACCGGTGTGTACAAGGCTGAAGATTACATCTCCATGCCTGGACGTTGGAATATCAAGGTACATCTCCTGACCAAGACGTTGGATGCACTGGATGCCGAATTTGAGATCGACACCGCCAAGCCATAG